A window of [Clostridium] innocuum genomic DNA:
AATATAACGGTTTAGACTCTTAATGCATTTCATTGTCTATTCCCAGCATCTGGCTCAATATTTCGTTGTAGCCTTCTTCCACACAAAGGTCATTTCGTTTGCATCCGCTTCAAATTTAGTGCCATCAAGATACAAACCAGATGTATTTCATTTAAAAACACTTTTTAAATTTGAAAAAAATCTTTTCAAATACAAAGAAAAGTGTTTTTTTATTATGCTGAAAGAAGTGTTTTCGATAGGATAGTAATTTAATATATATTTTTAATAAATATTCGTTATTGTATATAAAAAAGGATTTAACAAGATAATCAGAAATGAAATATAAATTTATTTCAAATAATTATTTGACAAACTATATTTGCAGTGATAAGATATCACTGACGAGAAATATAACAATATTGCAAAAAAGTTTTGAAAGGAGAAAGTGTTTTGGAAAAAAGAAAAATGCGTGAGTTTGTTAATTTTTTACCAGGTATTAACCCGACACGTGCTGAGAAGCAGTTTGGTACTAAAGAAATCGATTATTATGATCAAGCCGCTTTTGAAAGAGACTACAATCATGAAGAAGGGTTTATGGAGAATAATCCATTTGCATCTTTTGAAGAAGGCATCTCTCTTTCTGCTGGGGATGTTATAATTAGTAATTCTATGCAATTAGCTACAATTGTTGGGAATAGTAACGCTGGAAAGGTACCTTCATTGAATTTTACTAAAGTTGAGTTTACAAATAGCGAAATAGACAAAAGGTATTTTATTTATTTATTTAATGCTTATTCAGGAGTTAAAAGACAAAAAGAGAGAGAGTTACAAGGGACTGGACTAATTATGAGAATTCCTATAAAAGCCTTAAATGAACTTGTCATTCCAATTATCTCTATGGAAGAGCAACAGAAGATTGGTAAGGCTTATAACGAGATGTTGAAACTGCAAAGCAAGTTAACAAAGTATACAGAACTCATAGAAAAATTTGTGGGTACGGTTCTTGAAGAAAATTTAAAGGAGAGGTGATCGTATGAGCGACTATAAGAGTGTATCAGAATTGGCTTTTGAAAAAGAAGTCATCAATTATCTTACAACAATTGGTGGAGTAAAGCAGTGGGAGTATATGGATAATATCAAAACAACAGATCAATTGTGGGATAATTTTAAAGTTATCTTAGAACAGAATAATCGAGCTAGAATGGATGAATCACTAACGACAACTGAGTTTAATCAGGTCAAAAAAATTATTTCAAATATTGATTCACCATACCATGCTGGACAGTTTCTATATGGAGTGAATGGTGTTTCTGAAATTGAAGTAGATCTTGACAATGGTAAACACGTATTCTTGACTGTATTTGATCAGGCACAAGTAGGTGGAGGAAATACGGTTTACCAAGTTGTGAATCAAATTGAACGTCCTAAAGTAGTCGATGGTAAACCAAATCGCCGATTTGATGTAACACTTTTGATAAATGGTCTTCCAATTATTCAAATCGAGTTGAAGAAAGCGTTGCATACAACTACAGAATCATTAAACCAGATGGAACAATATATTGCTGAAAAACAATACAGCGGGATATTCTCAACTTTACAAATTTTAATTGCTATGACACCACATGATATTCGTTATATGGCAAATACTGAGATTGGAAATTTTAATCGCGCTTTTGCATTCAACTGGCAAAACGAGGATGATGCCAAACCTGTGCGCTCATGGAAAACATTTGCAGATAAAGTTCTCTCAATACCAATGGCTCATGACATGGCTACACGCTATATGATTCTTGATGGAACTAAAAATAAAGAAAGTATCAAAGTTATGCGTCCATATCAAGTGTACGCAACTAAACGTTTAATTGATAAAGTTAGAAAGTTTGACTTTAAATATGATAGTGGGAAACTAGGATATATTTGGCATACAACTGGTAGTGGAAAAACCATAACCAGTTTTAAAACCGCATGGCTTGCCAGCCGATTGTCTAATGTAGATAAAGTTGTTTTCTTGGTTGATCGTATTGCCCTTACAAATCAAACAGCAGATGCTTATCAGGCATACGACCCTGTTGCAGGTTTTGAAGGAAAAAGTGGCGTAGTGAATGATACTGCAAACATTTCAGATTTACACAGCAAATTAACGAAAAAAAGCGATAAAAATATTATAGTAACAAGCATTCAGAAGATGTCACGTTATGTTTCACATGCTAGTTTTAAACCTTTGAATGAAAATATTCTTTTCATTGTAGATGAGGCTCATCGCTCAACAGGAGATGGTGCTGAAAATGAAGGCATGCTTCAAAGTATTCGTAAGGCAATACCAAATTGTGGATGGGTAGGCTATACAGGAACACCTAAATTTCCAGAAACTCGTGAAATATTTGGTGATATTCTGCATGCATATACCATTAAAGAAGCAATTGCTGATAAGAATGTCCTTGGGTTTAATGTGGAATTCAAAGAAACTATCGAAGCACCAGAAAGTTCCTCAGAAGAGGATATTGATGATAATATAAAGGCAAGTGTTTATGATACAAGTCCAGAACATGTTGAACTAGTAGTGAAAGATATTTTCGAAAACTGGAAAAAACGCTCGAATAATGGAAAGTATAATGCTTTATTTACGGTACATGTTGGAGGCAATAAACCATCAACTCCTCGAGCGATGGAATATTTTGATAAATTTTCTGAAGTTAATGCGACAAAGTCTGACAATGATAAATTGAAGGTAGCAGTAAGTTTTTCTGCAGATACAACAAACAGCACTCGTCAACTGAAAACTAATGAAAATTTACATCGTGCTATCAAAGCATATAATGGATTATTTGGCACGCATTACGATATGACTTCGGTAAAAGCGTATACGGAAGATTTAGCACGCAGATTAAACAAAACAGCAGATGATGGGAAATTTCTTGATTTGGTGATTGTTGTAGATCAATTTTTAACAGGATTTGATGCACCTGAATTAAATACACTTTATATTGACCGTACTTTAAAAGGCGGAAATCTTATCCAAGCCTATTCTCGAACTAACCGTATGCAAAACTTAATTGATAAACCTTGGGGGAATGTGATCAATTATCGATGGCCTATTCAAAATGAACTTGAAATGAATAAAGCTTTTTATGTATATTCAAATCGAGATTCTGCTAATGAACAAATAAGTCTTGAACTGGATGAACTTAAAGAAGATAACAAGAACGCAGGTATTATTTCAAAGCCATTTAGTGAAGTCCAAGGTGAATTACAAAAAGTGGTTAGAGAACTTTCTAAACTAACAAATAACTTTATACAATTACCACCCAGCGAAAATGCACAAGATGAAGTTTTTGAAAACTTGAAAGAATACAATCGCTTGCTTAGTCAGTTAAAACAATATACTGAAGATGATGATAAGAATCCTGTTTCAGCATATGATGACCCAAAAGATTT
This region includes:
- a CDS encoding restriction endonuclease subunit S, with the translated sequence MEKRKMREFVNFLPGINPTRAEKQFGTKEIDYYDQAAFERDYNHEEGFMENNPFASFEEGISLSAGDVIISNSMQLATIVGNSNAGKVPSLNFTKVEFTNSEIDKRYFIYLFNAYSGVKRQKERELQGTGLIMRIPIKALNELVIPIISMEEQQKIGKAYNEMLKLQSKLTKYTELIEKFVGTVLEENLKER
- a CDS encoding type I restriction endonuclease subunit R; amino-acid sequence: MSDYKSVSELAFEKEVINYLTTIGGVKQWEYMDNIKTTDQLWDNFKVILEQNNRARMDESLTTTEFNQVKKIISNIDSPYHAGQFLYGVNGVSEIEVDLDNGKHVFLTVFDQAQVGGGNTVYQVVNQIERPKVVDGKPNRRFDVTLLINGLPIIQIELKKALHTTTESLNQMEQYIAEKQYSGIFSTLQILIAMTPHDIRYMANTEIGNFNRAFAFNWQNEDDAKPVRSWKTFADKVLSIPMAHDMATRYMILDGTKNKESIKVMRPYQVYATKRLIDKVRKFDFKYDSGKLGYIWHTTGSGKTITSFKTAWLASRLSNVDKVVFLVDRIALTNQTADAYQAYDPVAGFEGKSGVVNDTANISDLHSKLTKKSDKNIIVTSIQKMSRYVSHASFKPLNENILFIVDEAHRSTGDGAENEGMLQSIRKAIPNCGWVGYTGTPKFPETREIFGDILHAYTIKEAIADKNVLGFNVEFKETIEAPESSSEEDIDDNIKASVYDTSPEHVELVVKDIFENWKKRSNNGKYNALFTVHVGGNKPSTPRAMEYFDKFSEVNATKSDNDKLKVAVSFSADTTNSTRQLKTNENLHRAIKAYNGLFGTHYDMTSVKAYTEDLARRLNKTADDGKFLDLVIVVDQFLTGFDAPELNTLYIDRTLKGGNLIQAYSRTNRMQNLIDKPWGNVINYRWPIQNELEMNKAFYVYSNRDSANEQISLELDELKEDNKNAGIISKPFSEVQGELQKVVRELSKLTNNFIQLPPSENAQDEVFENLKEYNRLLSQLKQYTEDDDKNPVSAYDDPKDFYKRIGITEEEEVILTTVIAGELKERFAKRDDIDIYQVNLSMIHIHDVTINYDYLIDLIAQMADEVHAHEMMKAEKTRDDIYIEIAKSDNDKEKYKVRNFVSRIFNGQFKFDRYPAPRDVEMMNKAIDKDQKDTNTQLLTNFVRKWGLDNSVKPKDLETLINKHRPGQEDMDKQNELTHIMNDARSYYKEIASAEVSQLSWVKYRIEFRRAFYALADEIKKGE